A segment of the Desulfonatronovibrio hydrogenovorans DSM 9292 genome:
AGAGAAAGCTGCTCCGTCCCCTGATTCTTACTCCAAAGCAAAGTATCCTGGATTTTCTGGATGTGATTGATCAGCCATATATCAAGGACCCATCCAACAAGGAAATGAGTTTTCTGCGCAACAGGGTCCGCCATGAACTCATCCCTTTGCTGGAAAACATAAATCCGGGTTTTTTAAAGTCTGCGTCTGGACTGTGGAAGCTGGGAAAGATTGATACGGAATACTGGGACGGACAAATTTCCCAAGTAAAGGTTGTAGAAAGTGGCGATGGAAAATGGTTGCCCCAGGAAAGCCTCTTATCCTTGTCCCAGGCTGCCAGGTTAAGGCTTTACAAGGATGTTCTGGACAGACTTGGGCCTGGTCAGGTCCTTTTAGGCAACCTTCTGGATTTGGACCGGCTCTGGGCCAAGGGAGATGGCAACAGGGAAGTGGGGTTTCCCGGCAGCAAAATTGCCAGGATAGTCAAGAAAGGCATTCTGTTTGAACAAAATGACATTTACCCGACTTGATCAAGCAAAAACCCTCCTGCCCGGTACTCTGACCAGTAGATGTTCTTTCTGTCTGGAAGGTGAAAGCCCACATGCCCGCCGTATTTAGGTATTTCCAGAAAAAGATTTGAATTTTTTGAGGCCTGTTCCAGAGGGAAACAGGATGGAGTCAAAAAGGGATCGTCCTGGGCCTGGACCAGGAGGCTTGGAACACGAATGTTTTGCAAAAATTGCAGGCAGGACGCCCTGGCATAGTAATCCTCAGCGTCCCGGAACCCATTCAAAGGGGCTGTGTAACGATTATCAAAGTCGTGAAAAGTCCATATCCTGTTCAGATCTCTTGCATCAACAATCCGGGGGAACATCTCTGCCTTCAGGCGGATCTTCGCTCTGAGACTGCGCATGAAGTACATGACATAAATGCGGCTTACACTTGAGTCCAGCCTGGCTGATGATGCGGATAAATCGCAGGGCACGGAAAAGGCAACAGCAGCCCGGACCTGGGAAGGGACCTGTTCAGGAGCTTCCCCCAGATACTTGAGCAGCTGATTACCCCCCATGCTGAATCCTACAAGGAAAACATTCTTATATCCCTGTTTGACAACATGGCGGATTACCGTATCCAAATCATCAGTCACACCACTGTGATACAGGCGGGGCAGACGATTGGGAGTGCCCGAGCATCCCCGGAAATTCAGGCACACTGCATCCATCCCCAGCCGGGTTAAACGCCTGGCCATACCCAGAGGGTATTTTTTGCGCGAATTTCCTTCCAGGCCATGACTTATAATTGCGGCTGTTTTTTTATCTGATTGCGGGCTTAGATGCCAGTCAATATCCAGGAAGTCTCCATCCGGAGTATCTATGCGTTCCCGGACAGGATCAGTGTCCGGCACAGGACGAAACAAGGCTGGATATATAGTGTGTATATGGCCGTTTTTAAACGGTTGAACCGGGGTGTAGCTGGGGCTTGGTAAAACCGGCATGTTGATATTTAAATCATCCTGGTTAAAGTCACCTCAAGATTAAAATCCTTCCACCATTCTTGAAATGCCTTCTGGTCTGTAAAAAGACAGGATTCAGAACCTGACCATGAACCGAAACTGTGTTAAAGAACCATAACCCAGAAAAAAGCGGATTTTAAGCGACATCTTTCCTGAAATTTATTGTAAATGATATTTTTCGAAAGCTGGTATGTCAAACATGACAGCCAGTATTACTGGTCAAGAGTATTTCCGTCGAAAACAGGATGCCTTGAAGCTGCTGGCAGGGCTGTCTGTAGTGTAGATGTCATTGGGGAGAGGCAGTCATACCGAAGTGGATTATTGAGCAGAAGACAGGAGCAGGCTTGGGGTTAAGCTCTAAAATGATGTTAGCCAGTAATTGACCAGTCCAACGAGTTAAAGTAACTACCCGGCGGGATAAGGACCAAATCTGATTCGCATGAATTTGATAATTTTAACGGAGGAAAAGTAAGAAGTGGAAATAGATCTGCAGTTGGCCAATGAGAAAAGGGTGATTCTGGGCAGGGACTTTCTGACCTGGCTCTGGTTCAAGAGTGAACAGCAAAACGGCATGTTCAAATCCCGGAGTGGAGAGGATTTTTCTCTATACCTGGAACAAAAGGTCGTTGTCGAGGGCGGAGAAGGAGAAAGTCTGGAAAAGGCTGTATGCACCGGGATGATGTCTGAACTGCGTGAAGCCAAGCTCGGTCTTCGGACCGGGAAGAAAGTCGCTCAGGCAAAGATAAGGCTGGAGCAGGACGCCAACGAATGGATCATGCAGGTGGATGCCTCGGACTTCATCTTTTCAGGACTGAAGACTCCAAAGGTGGACACCAAAGTAGAGGAGGGGGATGATCCAGACAGCATTCTCCTGGAAAAGATGTTTCTTGTGGAAAAAGCGTTGGGCTTTCTTGATGATATTTACACCGGGTTTGTGGACCTCAGGCTGTCCATTCATTGGCAGGGTGAGGTGGAGTCTTTTAAAAAGTGGCTCTATAGGGATGAGGATTAACAGGAATCATTCTTCATCTTCCAGGGAAAGTGGTCTGGTGAATAATTTATACTGATTTGCACAAATCAGTGGATGGGGCTATACTGACCCTACTTTTACAGCCAACCAAAGCTCAGGAGAGTGATGACTAAAGAAAAATGTTTTGATTCTGTCCAGGTCTTTGGAGAAGTCCTGTTTGACGTATTTCCTGATCAGAAAAGAGTTCTTGGCGGGGCTCCCTTTAATGTCGCCTGCCACCTTAAGGGATTTGGTCTGGACCCTCTTTTCATGTCCAGGGTGGGCAATGATGATCTGGGCAAAGAGGCTGTCAGGGCCATGGATTCCTGGTCCTTATGTCTGTGTGGTCTGCAGCTGGATAAAGTGCGACCTACCGGAACAGTCCGGATCAGATTCAAAGATGATGAGCCCTCATATGATATCAAGGACAATGTGGCCTA
Coding sequences within it:
- a CDS encoding YheT family hydrolase translates to MPVLPSPSYTPVQPFKNGHIHTIYPALFRPVPDTDPVRERIDTPDGDFLDIDWHLSPQSDKKTAAIISHGLEGNSRKKYPLGMARRLTRLGMDAVCLNFRGCSGTPNRLPRLYHSGVTDDLDTVIRHVVKQGYKNVFLVGFSMGGNQLLKYLGEAPEQVPSQVRAAVAFSVPCDLSASSARLDSSVSRIYVMYFMRSLRAKIRLKAEMFPRIVDARDLNRIWTFHDFDNRYTAPLNGFRDAEDYYARASCLQFLQNIRVPSLLVQAQDDPFLTPSCFPLEQASKNSNLFLEIPKYGGHVGFHLPDRKNIYWSEYRAGGFLLDQVG